In the genome of Longimicrobium sp., one region contains:
- a CDS encoding deaminase, with amino-acid sequence MGEEARHEEDEKWMRLALEQAALAEALGEVPVGAVVVRGGELVAAGHNLTHTLQDPSAHAEMVAIRRAA; translated from the coding sequence ATGGGCGAAGAGGCGCGCCACGAGGAGGACGAGAAGTGGATGCGGCTGGCGCTTGAGCAGGCCGCCCTGGCGGAGGCCCTCGGCGAGGTGCCGGTGGGCGCGGTGGTGGTGCGGGGCGGGGAGCTGGTGGCCGCGGGCCACAACCTCACCCACACCCTGCAGGACCCCAGCGCCCACGCCGAGATGGTGGCCATCCGCCGCGCCGC